The following proteins are encoded in a genomic region of Sesamum indicum cultivar Zhongzhi No. 13 linkage group LG8, S_indicum_v1.0, whole genome shotgun sequence:
- the LOC105168412 gene encoding uncharacterized protein LOC105168412 produces the protein MQTKKKSTGRNSRELASPRVSRQQKKLVENVQVQGKKVTELITSSARKKKVVGTLSKTIEEPVGGTNLDTKFRLVDDDSNACLGFHAEHEFSNSFIIKDNDNGAANCVSDTIFSPSFHIARSVGGEISTEADFCKFFQHDNQQIQDCGKENIQIDCPGGRVLSPEVSAIYLSMKNSNLECIDENNQDHMSVDVCQEDEDAEEYDDFDPYYFIKNLPELSTVVPTFRPVLLPKQTRSCPSTTLVLDLDETLVHSTLEPCDDADFTFSVNFNLKDHTVYVRCRPHLTDFLERVSRLFEIIIFTASQSIYAEQLLNVLDPRRKIFRHRVYRDSCVFVDGNYLKDLSVLGRDLAHVIIIDNSPQAFGFQVDNGIPIESWFDDRSDTELLLLLPFLESLVGVQDVRPFIARKYNLREKIEAAVSPLEYNADTVVAQKVEESEITEQDSLLLTRNLLRIAIFNISYIRGLFPEKYFNDKSVPALDMKIKKLMPMDAESRRLIDWMEKGVYDALQKKYLKTLLFCVCEAVDGPMIEEYAFSFSYSNSDSQEVSMNINRSGKKKGGTFKYNSKTEITPSQMRSSACKMVRTLIQLMRTLDKMPEERTVLMKLLYYDDVTPMDYEPPFFRGCTGEEAHNPWNKNPLKMEVGKVNSKHLVLALKVKSVLDPCEDENNDNQDDEESLGADSLQKDQYSESDSEISNSDDDQYIVAPAQKQQFQEDNGAIDEDDTQDPVEDELQLERVKDWISSYHLDTVELTDVLSIFPDISVVLIEEIMDKLVKEGLISKAEEESYVINKKKKFDYEFDAVKEEADGQVVPHGKAGTVSVDHMYMKALYHTLPMNYITVTKLHNKLEGEATQTMVRKLIDKMTQDGFVEAGSNRRLGKRVIHSDITRKKLVEVKKLLNIDAMDLDVKESLNKSNHPESEIIAGNKNKDLSTCGGLHSIGSDITRTRGRSDAYVSDSTRTDQAIAKKREHGGNTPTSRAEPAASRESFVPGVDDGRANGNTNNGDAMDIVMESRSTQDKCLRKTSTRPCTKIDTKPKSEERNCRTKEMASSEVEVQRNDVQLKHLGFVRILTINALVLVSNLYDNAKQNSGSLKSAVDTVENAVTTVVGPVYERLKGVPVELLVFLDKKVDEATHKFDECAPPTAKKVVFKAHLLAKKAAEAVEDLAEEAKVAGPLAALTRAGTISKHFAVAQLALVWYKVNEYPALHGVAEMAIPTAAHWSEKYNNLIKNMAAKGYSFFNYVPLVPIEEFAKSYKQVEAAAGKKTDGASSSGSDSDKE, from the exons ATGCAGACCAAGAAAAAATCAACCGGAAGAAATTCTCGGGAGCTAGCCAGTCCAAGGGTTTCAAGACAGCAGAAGAAACTGGTTGAAAATGTGCAAGTTCAGGGGAAGAAAGTTACGGAGCTGATCACGTCTTCTGcaaggaagaaaaaagttg TCGGCACACTTTCAAAGACAATCGAGGAGCCAGTTGGTGGAACAAATTTGGATACCAAATTCAGATTGGTGGATGATGATTCCAATGCATGTTTGGGGTTCCATGCCGAGCATGAATTtagtaattcttttattataaag GATAATGACAATGGGGCTGCTAATTGTGTGTCGGATACCATATTTTCTCCGTCCTTTCACATTGCAAGAAGTGTCGGAGGGGAAATTTCAACTGAAG CAGACTTCTGTAAATTCTTTCAGCATGACAACCAGCAAATTCAGGACTGTGGGAAAGAGAACATCCAGATTGATTGCCCTG GTGGTCGTGTTCTTTCTCCTGAAGTTTCAGCTATATATCTAtccatgaaaaattcaaatctgGAATGCATTGATGAGAACAATCAAGATCACATGTCAGTAGACGTCTGTCAGGAGGATGAAGATGCTGAAGAATATGATGATTTTGATCCATACTATTTCATAAAGAACCTACCAGAATTGTCAACGGTGGTACCGACATTTCGGCCTGTCCTGTTGCCTAAACAAACAAGAAGCTGCCCGTCAACCACACTTGTGCTGGACTTGGACG AGACCTTGGTGCACTCCACACTTGAACCGTGTGATGATGCGGATTTCACATTCTCAGTTAATTTTAACCTAAAGGACCACACAGTATATGTGCGATGCCGTCCTCATCTTACAGATTTCTTGGAGAGAGTATCCAGACTCTTTgagattattatatttaccgCTAGTCAGAGCATTTATGCCGAGCAACTACTTAATGTCCTGGACCCAAGGAGGAAAATCTTTAGGCATCGAGTTTACCGTGATTCCTGTGTGTTTGTAGATGGAAATTACCTCAAAGATCTGTCAGTTCTTGGCCGTGATTTGGCACATGTCATTATAATTGACAATTCTCCTCAG GCATTTGGTTTCCAAGTGGACAATGGAATACCTATCGAGAGCTGGTTCGACGACCGCTCCGACACAGAATTGTTATTGCTACTTCCGTTCTTGGAAAGTTTAGTTGGAGTCCAAGATGTAAGGCCCTTCATTGCCAGGAAATACAATCTCCGAGAGAAAATTGAAGCAGCAGTTTCCCCCTTAGAATATAATGCCGACACA GTGGTTGCACAGAAGGTGGAGGAATCCGAGATCACAGAGCAGGATTCTCTTCTGCTC ACAAGGAATCTCTTGCGCATTGCTATATTCAACATCAGCTACATCAGAGGTCTTTTCCCTGAGAAGTATTTCAATGACAAGTCTGTTCCAGCTTTGG ATATGAAGATAAAAAAGCTAATGCCTATGGATGCTGAATCACGTCGACTCATTGATTGGATGGAGAAAG GCGTGTATGATGCTTTACAGAAAAAATATCTGAAAACACTCTTGTTCTGTGTCTGTGAGGCAGTGGATGGTCCAATGATCGAGGAATATGCGT TTTCATTCAGTTACTCTAATTCTGACAGTCAAGAGGTGTCAATGAATATAAATCGCAGTGGGAAAAAGAAGGGAGGGACATTCAAGTACAACTCCAAAACAGAGATAACTCCTAGCCAGATGAG GAGTTCGGCATGTAAAATGGTTCGCACACTAATTCAGCTAATGAGAACTCTGGATAAGATGCCAGAAGAG CGCACTGTACTGATGAAGCTCCTGTATTATGATGATGTCACG CCAATGGATTATGAGCCCCCCTTTTTCAGAGGCTGCACAGGAGAGGAAGCTCATAATCCATGGAATAAAAATCCCTTGAAGATGGAAGTTGGCAAAGTCAATAGTAAACATTTAGTACTCGCTCTGAAG GTAAAGAGCGTGCTTGATCCTTGTGAAGATGAAAACAATGACAATCAAGATGACGAGGAGAGCTTAGGAGCTGATTCTCTCCAAAAAGATCAATACAGTGAATCTGACAGTGAG ATCAGCAATTCAGATGATGATCAATATATTGTAGCACCTGCAC AGAAACAGCAATTTCAAGAAGATAATGGAGCAATTGATGAAG ATGATACCCAGGATCCAGTGGAAGATGAACTGCAGCTGGAACGGGTAAAGGATTGGATCAGCTCATACCACCTTGACACAGTTGAGCTTACTGATGTCCTCTCAATTTTCCCTGACATCTCAGTG GTCTTGATTGAAG AAATTATGGACAAGCTCGTGAAGGAAGGTTTAATATCAAAAGCTGAAGAGGAGAGCTATGTcattaacaagaaaaag AAATTTGACTACGAGTTTGATGCTGTGAAAGAAGAAGCCGATGGGCAAGTGGTACCACATGGAAAAGCTGGGACTGTGAGTGTAGATCACATGTACATGAAG GCTTTATATCATACTCTTCCAATGAACTACATAACTGTAACAAAGCTACATAATAAACTTGAAGGTGAGGCCACCCAGACTATGGTGAGGAAGCTTATCGACAAAATGACCCAAGATGGGTTTGTTGAGGCCGGTAGCAACCGTAGACTCG GCAAGCGTGTTATCCACTCTGATATTACTAGGAAAAAGCTGGTCGAAGTCAAGAAGCTCTTAAACATAGATGCCATG GATTTGGACGTGAAGGAATCACTGAACAAGTCTAACCATCCAGAATCTGAGATTATTGCTG GTAACAAGAACAAGGACTTGTCCACGTGCGGTGGCCTGCACTCAATTGGATCAGATATCACACGGACAAGAGGTCGATCTGACGCATATGTGAGTGACTCTACCAGGACTGACCAGGCTATTGCCAAGAAAAGAGAACATGGTGGGAATACGCCCACTAGCAGGGCCGAG CCAGCAGCTTCAAGAGAAAGTTTTGTGCCTGGGGTTGATGACGGCAGAGCTAATGGAAATACCAACAACGGTGATgcaatggacatagttatggAAAGCAGGTCAACCCAAGACAAATGTTTGAGGAAAACAAGCACG CGCCCCTGCACTAAAATTGACACAAAGCCAAAATCTGAAGAAAGGAACTGCAGAACGAAAGAAATGGCTTCATCTGAG GTTGAGGTGCAGAGGAATGACGTACAACTGAAGCACCTAGGTTTTGTCCGGATTCTGACGATAAACGCCTTAGTTTTGGTGTCGAATCTGTACGATAACGCTAAGCAAAACTCTGGCTCGCTCAAATCCGCCGTCGATACTGTGGAAAACGCCGTTACGACTGTTGTCGGCCCCGTTTACGAGAGGCTCAAGGGCGTTCCTGTTGAGCTGCTTGTTTTCCTTGACAAGAAg GTAGATGAGGCTACCCACAAATTTGACGAGTGTGCTCCACCGACTGCCAAGAAGGTTGTGTTCAAGGCCCATTTACTAGCCAAGAAGGCAGCAGAGGCGGTGGAAGACTTGGCGGAGGAAGCCAAGGTTGCTGGTCCACTTGCTGCACTAACCCGTGCTGGTACTATTTCCAAGCATTTTGCTGTGGCTCAATTGGCTTTGGTATGGTACAAAGTTAATGAGTATCCTGCTTTGCATGGAGTGGCCGAGATGGCTATTCCAACAGCCGCACACTGGTCAGAAAAGTACAATAACTTGATTAAAAACATGGCTGCAAAAGGTTATAGTTTCTTCAACTATGTTCCGTTGGTTCCTATTGAAGAATTTGCCAAGTCGTATAAGCAGGTAGAGGCAGCTGCTGGTAAGAAGACGGATGGTGCCAGTTCAAGTGGAAGTGACTCGGACAAGGAATAG
- the LOC105168413 gene encoding meiosis-specific protein ASY1 has translation MVVAQKVEESEITEQDSLLLTRNLLRIAIFNISYIRGLFPEKYFNDKSVPALDMKIKKLMPMDAESRRLIDWMEKGVYDALQKKYLKTLLFCVCEAVDGPMIEEYAFSFSYSNSDSQEVSMNINRSGKKKGGTFKYNSKTEITPSQMRSSACKMVRTLIQLMRTLDKMPEERTVLMKLLYYDDVTPMDYEPPFFRGCTGEEAHNPWNKNPLKMEVGKVNSKHLVLALKVKSVLDPCEDENNDNQDDEESLGADSLQKDQYSESDSEISNSDDDQYIVAPAQKQQFQEDNGAIDEDDTQDPVEDELQLERVKDWISSYHLDTVELTDVLSIFPDISVVLIEEIMDKLVKEGLISKAEEESYVINKKKKFDYEFDAVKEEADGQVVPHGKAGTVSVDHMYMKALYHTLPMNYITVTKLHNKLEGEATQTMVRKLIDKMTQDGFVEAGSNRRLGKRVIHSDITRKKLVEVKKLLNIDAMDLDVKESLNKSNHPESEIIAGNKNKDLSTCGGLHSIGSDITRTRGRSDAYVSDSTRTDQAIAKKREHGGNTPTSRAEPAASRESFVPGVDDGRANGNTNNGDAMDIVMESRSTQDKCLRKTSTVKEPILQYTKRQKSQPI, from the exons ATG GTGGTTGCACAGAAGGTGGAGGAATCCGAGATCACAGAGCAGGATTCTCTTCTGCTC ACAAGGAATCTCTTGCGCATTGCTATATTCAACATCAGCTACATCAGAGGTCTTTTCCCTGAGAAGTATTTCAATGACAAGTCTGTTCCAGCTTTGG ATATGAAGATAAAAAAGCTAATGCCTATGGATGCTGAATCACGTCGACTCATTGATTGGATGGAGAAAG GCGTGTATGATGCTTTACAGAAAAAATATCTGAAAACACTCTTGTTCTGTGTCTGTGAGGCAGTGGATGGTCCAATGATCGAGGAATATGCGT TTTCATTCAGTTACTCTAATTCTGACAGTCAAGAGGTGTCAATGAATATAAATCGCAGTGGGAAAAAGAAGGGAGGGACATTCAAGTACAACTCCAAAACAGAGATAACTCCTAGCCAGATGAG GAGTTCGGCATGTAAAATGGTTCGCACACTAATTCAGCTAATGAGAACTCTGGATAAGATGCCAGAAGAG CGCACTGTACTGATGAAGCTCCTGTATTATGATGATGTCACG CCAATGGATTATGAGCCCCCCTTTTTCAGAGGCTGCACAGGAGAGGAAGCTCATAATCCATGGAATAAAAATCCCTTGAAGATGGAAGTTGGCAAAGTCAATAGTAAACATTTAGTACTCGCTCTGAAG GTAAAGAGCGTGCTTGATCCTTGTGAAGATGAAAACAATGACAATCAAGATGACGAGGAGAGCTTAGGAGCTGATTCTCTCCAAAAAGATCAATACAGTGAATCTGACAGTGAG ATCAGCAATTCAGATGATGATCAATATATTGTAGCACCTGCAC AGAAACAGCAATTTCAAGAAGATAATGGAGCAATTGATGAAG ATGATACCCAGGATCCAGTGGAAGATGAACTGCAGCTGGAACGGGTAAAGGATTGGATCAGCTCATACCACCTTGACACAGTTGAGCTTACTGATGTCCTCTCAATTTTCCCTGACATCTCAGTG GTCTTGATTGAAG AAATTATGGACAAGCTCGTGAAGGAAGGTTTAATATCAAAAGCTGAAGAGGAGAGCTATGTcattaacaagaaaaag AAATTTGACTACGAGTTTGATGCTGTGAAAGAAGAAGCCGATGGGCAAGTGGTACCACATGGAAAAGCTGGGACTGTGAGTGTAGATCACATGTACATGAAG GCTTTATATCATACTCTTCCAATGAACTACATAACTGTAACAAAGCTACATAATAAACTTGAAGGTGAGGCCACCCAGACTATGGTGAGGAAGCTTATCGACAAAATGACCCAAGATGGGTTTGTTGAGGCCGGTAGCAACCGTAGACTCG GCAAGCGTGTTATCCACTCTGATATTACTAGGAAAAAGCTGGTCGAAGTCAAGAAGCTCTTAAACATAGATGCCATG GATTTGGACGTGAAGGAATCACTGAACAAGTCTAACCATCCAGAATCTGAGATTATTGCTG GTAACAAGAACAAGGACTTGTCCACGTGCGGTGGCCTGCACTCAATTGGATCAGATATCACACGGACAAGAGGTCGATCTGACGCATATGTGAGTGACTCTACCAGGACTGACCAGGCTATTGCCAAGAAAAGAGAACATGGTGGGAATACGCCCACTAGCAGGGCCGAG CCAGCAGCTTCAAGAGAAAGTTTTGTGCCTGGGGTTGATGACGGCAGAGCTAATGGAAATACCAACAACGGTGATgcaatggacatagttatggAAAGCAGGTCAACCCAAGACAAATGTTTGAGGAAAACAAGCACG GTCAAAGAGCCCATCCTGCAATACACAAAGCGCCAGAAATCTCAACCCATATGA
- the LOC105168416 gene encoding uncharacterized protein LOC105168416 — MGFIMEFAENLILRLMEDPKERDRKFREHLYDLKDKCQKTKEMWSLPLRPYGFWTFERHNAQIFWDSQISQVQGRRDPYDDLLQEHTGASSSYSK; from the coding sequence ATGGGGTTTATAATGGAGTTTGCGGAGAATTTGATACTGAGGTTGATGGAGGATCCAAAGGAGAGGGACAGAAAATTCAGGGAGCATTTGTATGATTTGAAAGACAAGTGCCAGAAGACTAAGGAAATGTGGAGCTTGCCTCTGCGTCCTTATGGTTTCTGGACTTTTGAGCGCCACAATGCGCAGATATTCTGGGATTCCCAGATCAGCCAAGTTCAGGGACGCCGGGACCCATATGATGACCTCCTCCAGGAGCACACTGGTGCTTCCTCCTCGTACTCCAAATAA